The Sphingobacterium bambusae genome includes a window with the following:
- a CDS encoding tetratricopeptide repeat protein, whose amino-acid sequence MQLDNNRYFLLASAQLFPFSTPATAYSVSGEEALTLARSAFELVAEGKLQEAIALYTQGIEAYPEQAFFHACRSLLNEQLEDQEGAFYDYQVAKSIDFNYHIYLEWRENRPETADADPAIGFSDLQSLLEAALDATQQFDYEHALNLYGQALVAFGESADLFVYRGALQMRLLRYDLAVADFEAALHMDPTHVQAQLSLAKFYEAIHEPEAARKAFDKAVLLAPENSVIYEERGNFLQEQEAYAEALADYDTLVSLLPDDFYVYAIRADLLGKMERWDAALLDYSKAIQLNPYYSDLYTYRAEVKEKLGDNDGAEADRRKYEEIEAED is encoded by the coding sequence ATGCAATTAGACAACAATCGATATTTCTTGCTGGCCAGCGCACAGCTATTTCCTTTTTCTACTCCTGCGACAGCCTACAGCGTATCAGGCGAGGAGGCATTAACGCTTGCTCGATCGGCTTTTGAGCTTGTCGCAGAGGGTAAGTTACAAGAAGCAATCGCCCTATACACGCAAGGTATAGAAGCTTATCCCGAGCAAGCATTTTTCCATGCTTGCCGTTCTTTGTTAAACGAGCAGCTGGAAGACCAAGAAGGTGCGTTCTACGACTATCAGGTGGCAAAATCGATCGATTTTAATTATCACATCTATTTAGAGTGGCGCGAAAATAGACCGGAAACGGCGGATGCCGATCCCGCCATAGGATTTTCTGATCTGCAATCTTTGTTAGAAGCTGCCCTAGATGCTACCCAGCAATTTGACTACGAGCACGCACTTAACCTATATGGGCAGGCATTGGTAGCTTTTGGAGAGTCTGCCGACCTCTTTGTGTACCGTGGTGCGCTACAGATGCGCCTGTTACGTTACGATTTGGCTGTTGCCGACTTTGAAGCGGCCTTGCATATGGATCCCACGCATGTACAGGCGCAGCTTTCCTTGGCCAAGTTTTATGAAGCGATTCATGAACCAGAGGCTGCTCGCAAGGCTTTTGATAAAGCGGTGCTGCTCGCTCCGGAAAATAGCGTGATCTATGAAGAGCGTGGTAATTTCCTGCAGGAGCAAGAAGCTTACGCAGAGGCTTTGGCCGACTATGATACCTTGGTATCGCTATTGCCGGATGACTTTTACGTGTATGCTATCCGTGCCGATTTGCTAGGCAAAATGGAGCGCTGGGATGCTGCCCTTCTAGACTACAGCAAAGCGATACAGCTTAATCCCTATTATTCGGATCTGTATACCTACCGTGCGGAGGTGAAAGAGAAACTTGGTGATAACGATGGCGCCGAAGCCGATCGACGTAAGTACGAGGAGATCGAAGCGGAAGATTAG
- a CDS encoding methylglyoxal synthase: MDQAKKTIALVAHDGKKADMVAFVKDHIEDLRKANIIATGTTGSYVRQTGLEVELKLSGPMGGDAQIAALAAEGKVDGIIFFRDPLGKHAHEPDIQMLMRISDLYNVPLATNPATGSLIIQGLF, translated from the coding sequence ATGGACCAAGCGAAAAAGACCATAGCATTAGTCGCACACGATGGCAAAAAAGCAGATATGGTTGCCTTTGTCAAAGATCATATTGAAGACTTACGTAAGGCAAACATCATTGCTACCGGAACAACAGGCTCTTACGTCCGCCAAACCGGCTTAGAAGTAGAACTGAAGCTTAGCGGCCCGATGGGCGGCGATGCCCAGATAGCGGCTTTGGCGGCCGAAGGAAAAGTAGACGGCATTATTTTCTTCCGCGACCCACTGGGCAAGCATGCCCACGAGCCGGATATACAGATGTTGATGCGCATATCAGACCTCTATAATGTGCCGCTAGCAACAAACCCAGCGACAGGAAGTTTAATTATACAGGGACTTTTTTAA
- the coaA gene encoding type I pantothenate kinase, with protein MSSSANNAVSSPFQLFDRTEWKRLNGHFSYHLSQDEVDNLHALNEPLNIKEIEDIYFPLAHLINIFIERTKDAHAVVNGFLNKHTQRLPFIIGIAGSVAVGKSTTARVLQKVLSMLPGKPRVDLVTTDGFLYPNKVLNERNILNRKGFPESYDTKLLLNFLSAMKSGVEEIQVPVYSHLEYDILENHMQDVVRPDILIVEGINVLQVNSSKGNIVFVSDYFDYSIYVDADEKDIMDWYVSRFESLRATSFQNPESYFHRYAGMDPQESLAMATNIWNEINRPNLQENILPTRYRADLILEKGSHHFVKQIKVRKI; from the coding sequence ATGTCTTCAAGTGCTAATAACGCGGTAAGTAGCCCGTTTCAACTATTTGACAGAACAGAATGGAAACGTTTAAACGGCCATTTTTCCTACCACCTTTCGCAAGATGAGGTGGACAACCTCCACGCGCTCAACGAACCGCTCAATATCAAGGAAATTGAAGATATCTACTTCCCCTTGGCACACCTCATCAATATCTTTATCGAACGAACGAAAGATGCACATGCGGTAGTAAATGGCTTTCTGAACAAGCATACACAACGCCTCCCTTTTATAATCGGCATCGCAGGATCTGTGGCTGTGGGCAAAAGCACCACCGCGCGGGTGTTACAAAAGGTGCTTTCCATGCTCCCCGGTAAACCACGTGTTGACTTAGTGACTACCGATGGTTTTCTTTACCCCAATAAGGTGTTGAACGAACGAAACATCCTGAACAGAAAAGGTTTTCCGGAAAGCTACGACACCAAGTTACTGCTAAATTTCCTATCCGCGATGAAATCCGGTGTAGAGGAAATTCAGGTTCCTGTTTACTCCCACCTGGAGTATGATATCCTTGAAAATCATATGCAAGACGTTGTACGGCCGGATATCTTGATTGTTGAGGGAATAAACGTATTACAGGTCAACTCTTCCAAAGGAAATATTGTATTTGTCTCAGACTACTTCGACTACTCCATCTATGTCGATGCCGACGAGAAAGATATTATGGATTGGTATGTAAGTCGTTTTGAGTCACTGCGCGCAACATCTTTTCAAAATCCGGAAAGCTATTTCCATCGCTATGCAGGCATGGATCCCCAAGAAAGTTTAGCTATGGCCACGAATATCTGGAACGAGATAAACCGTCCGAACCTGCAAGAAAACATCCTCCCTACGCGCTACCGCGCAGATCTGATTTTGGAAAAGGGATCGCATCACTTCGTCAAGCAGATCAAGGTTAGAAAGATCTAG
- a CDS encoding outer membrane beta-barrel protein — translation MKKLLPLLLLCLAVASASAQDFKPYFSNNINFGMSYTNGQFRQSNLGSNDNDLDFLGLQFNYIGLVHLSPKVAVGAGTGIRHLVSVGDYWEDWYDYDDFDFIHSYFSVPLYAHAQFRFMDRKVSPFLNTSLGYHFRVGESENNGGSRYNATSEVSSISSGLLGSVQAGVSIHVGRRFNIMAGPYFEYRQATLQRNITDYASSSMMPIVIENDLNLFEAGLKVGFAF, via the coding sequence ATGAAAAAACTACTACCACTGTTGTTGCTTTGTCTTGCTGTTGCCAGCGCATCCGCGCAAGATTTTAAGCCTTACTTTTCCAACAATATCAATTTTGGCATGTCCTACACCAATGGGCAGTTTCGCCAAAGTAACCTTGGATCCAACGATAATGATTTGGACTTTTTAGGTCTTCAATTTAATTATATTGGTTTGGTGCACTTAAGCCCAAAAGTGGCTGTTGGTGCCGGAACGGGTATTCGCCACCTAGTGAGTGTTGGTGACTACTGGGAAGATTGGTATGATTACGACGATTTTGATTTTATCCATAGCTACTTTTCCGTTCCCCTTTACGCGCATGCGCAGTTCCGCTTTATGGATCGCAAAGTCAGTCCTTTCTTAAATACCTCGTTGGGTTACCATTTCCGCGTTGGTGAGAGTGAAAATAATGGCGGTTCGCGATACAACGCTACGAGCGAGGTATCATCTATCTCCTCTGGATTGCTTGGCAGTGTGCAAGCAGGTGTCAGTATCCACGTTGGTCGTCGTTTCAACATTATGGCGGGTCCTTACTTTGAGTATAGACAGGCTACATTGCAGCGTAACATCACCGACTACGCAAGCTCGTCCATGATGCCCATAGTCATTGAAAACGATTTGAACCTCTTTGAAGCAGGGCTGAAAGTTGGTTTTGCTTTCTAG
- a CDS encoding acetyl-CoA carboxylase carboxyltransferase subunit alpha — protein sequence MQTTFDFEKPIADLQTQIEKVLQVQEKTKVDMSATINELETKLEQTKHDIYTHMTGWQKVQMSRHPDRPQTFDYIEMLCDEFIELHGDRTVKDDKAIIGGIASIAGQSVMVIGHQKGKNTKERQFRNFGMANPEGYRKALRLMKMAEKFNRPIVTFIDTMGAYPGLEAEERGQGEAIARNLLEMSVLKVPVICIVIGEGASGGALGIGVGDRVYMLQNTWYSVISPESCSSILYRSWDQKEKAAESLKLTAEDMLKNGLIDGIIDEPIGGAHQDAAATAEHVKARILADLLELGLKDADTLVNERIEKFSNMGVVVE from the coding sequence ATGCAAACAACATTTGATTTTGAAAAGCCTATCGCCGATTTGCAAACGCAAATTGAGAAGGTTTTACAAGTCCAGGAAAAAACAAAGGTCGATATGAGTGCGACCATCAACGAGCTCGAAACTAAATTGGAACAGACCAAACACGATATCTATACCCATATGACTGGATGGCAGAAAGTACAGATGTCAAGACACCCTGATAGACCACAGACATTTGATTACATTGAAATGTTATGTGATGAATTTATCGAGCTCCATGGGGATAGAACTGTTAAGGACGACAAAGCTATTATAGGTGGTATCGCTTCCATTGCTGGTCAATCCGTTATGGTTATTGGGCATCAAAAAGGAAAAAACACCAAAGAAAGACAATTCCGCAACTTCGGTATGGCTAACCCAGAAGGCTATCGTAAAGCGCTTCGCTTGATGAAAATGGCCGAGAAGTTCAATAGACCGATCGTTACCTTTATTGATACGATGGGCGCATACCCCGGTTTAGAAGCCGAAGAGCGTGGACAAGGCGAAGCCATCGCCCGCAACCTACTCGAAATGTCGGTATTGAAGGTTCCTGTAATCTGTATCGTCATTGGCGAAGGCGCTTCAGGTGGTGCTTTGGGTATTGGCGTGGGCGACCGCGTGTATATGCTGCAAAATACCTGGTATTCCGTTATTTCGCCGGAATCTTGCTCTTCGATATTATACCGTAGCTGGGATCAAAAAGAAAAAGCGGCAGAATCGTTGAAGCTGACCGCGGAAGATATGTTGAAAAATGGCCTTATCGATGGTATCATTGACGAGCCGATAGGTGGAGCGCATCAAGATGCTGCTGCTACCGCTGAACATGTCAAAGCTAGAATACTGGCCGACCTCTTGGAGCTTGGCTTGAAAGATGCCGATACACTGGTAAACGAACGCATTGAAAAATTCAGTAACATGGGTGTTGTCGTAGAATAA
- a CDS encoding nucleoside recognition domain-containing protein, whose translation MALNYVWIGFFVIAFIVALAKLIFLGDTEIFSALINGLFDSAKTGAELSLGLVGIMTFWLGIMKVGEQAGMITLFAKGVNPFFSKLFPGIPKNHPANGSIIMNFSANMLGLDNAATPVGLKAMKELQEINPEKDTATNAQIMFLVLNTAGITLIPTSVIALRLASGAQNPADIFIPALIGTFISFLSGMIAVAIYQRINLFKLPVLLFLGFFLGLMALLYFGLNGLPPEQMEKITGLIGGLLIFSIIMLFIVFGAIKKINVYDAFIDGAKEGFSTAVMIIPFLIAILVAISAFRTTGCMDYIVNAIGYGFSALGMDTRFVPALPVGLMKTLSGGGARGLMVDVMQTYGVDSFQGRLASIIQGSSETTFYVLAVYFGSVGIKNTRYALTCGLIADVVGLIAAIILAYIFFG comes from the coding sequence ATGGCATTAAACTACGTTTGGATCGGATTTTTTGTAATAGCTTTTATCGTTGCTTTGGCAAAACTGATCTTTTTGGGTGATACAGAAATCTTCTCGGCATTAATTAATGGTCTTTTTGACAGTGCAAAAACCGGAGCAGAGCTTTCGCTAGGGCTGGTGGGCATCATGACCTTTTGGCTCGGTATCATGAAGGTGGGCGAGCAGGCCGGTATGATTACCCTTTTCGCCAAAGGCGTAAACCCATTTTTTAGCAAGCTCTTTCCCGGCATCCCTAAAAACCACCCTGCAAATGGATCCATCATCATGAACTTTTCCGCCAACATGCTGGGCTTAGACAACGCCGCAACTCCCGTTGGCCTAAAGGCTATGAAAGAGCTGCAGGAGATCAATCCGGAGAAAGACACCGCCACAAACGCCCAGATTATGTTTTTGGTGCTGAACACCGCGGGAATCACGCTGATCCCCACCTCCGTTATAGCATTGCGCTTGGCCAGCGGCGCCCAAAACCCGGCCGATATTTTTATTCCTGCCCTTATTGGAACCTTTATTTCCTTCCTGTCGGGCATGATTGCCGTAGCCATCTACCAACGTATTAACCTGTTCAAACTGCCTGTACTGCTGTTTCTAGGATTTTTCCTTGGCTTAATGGCCCTGCTATATTTCGGGTTAAATGGACTTCCGCCCGAGCAAATGGAGAAAATAACAGGCTTGATCGGCGGTTTGCTGATCTTCTCGATCATCATGCTGTTTATCGTCTTTGGCGCTATCAAAAAAATAAATGTGTACGATGCCTTCATCGATGGTGCGAAGGAAGGATTTAGTACGGCCGTCATGATCATCCCCTTTCTGATCGCAATCTTGGTGGCCATATCCGCATTCCGCACCACCGGATGCATGGATTATATCGTAAATGCTATAGGATACGGTTTCTCCGCTTTGGGCATGGATACCCGCTTTGTGCCTGCCCTACCGGTGGGTCTTATGAAAACCTTAAGCGGCGGCGGCGCCCGCGGACTAATGGTAGACGTGATGCAGACCTACGGCGTAGACTCCTTCCAAGGGCGGCTGGCCAGCATCATCCAAGGTTCATCAGAAACAACCTTCTACGTATTAGCCGTTTACTTTGGTTCTGTAGGCATCAAGAACACCCGATACGCCCTTACCTGCGGCCTTATAGCAGACGTCGTGGGCCTTATTGCCGCGATTATTTTAGCATACATATTTTTTGGATAA
- a CDS encoding DUF72 domain-containing protein — translation MKFGQVENPEDIDFTLPPTAPETIALLKEYKNSGSFEAYVGCAKWNKADLKGFYPRGTKDELVYYAQQFNSIELNATFYNSPSKEQVITWREKTDEGFKFFPKIPQSVSHFGRLLNTDEKVAAFVDATVNFEDRLGMAFLQMHDNYKPKDFDRLQAFLEGFPKGYPLAVEVRNGEWFTDDAIQQKLVTLLEKTDKTNVIVDTAGRRELLHMRLTTPVAFVRYVGANHPSDYDRLSAWVARIKEWKDAGLQKLYFFIHQNVEVESPLLAAHFIAELNKAVGTQLGIPNKGKDNGQSTLF, via the coding sequence ATGAAATTTGGACAAGTAGAAAACCCCGAAGATATTGATTTCACCCTGCCACCTACGGCACCTGAAACCATCGCACTGCTGAAGGAGTACAAAAATAGCGGTTCCTTTGAAGCTTATGTTGGCTGTGCAAAATGGAACAAAGCCGATCTTAAAGGTTTTTATCCGCGCGGAACCAAAGACGAGTTGGTATACTATGCCCAACAGTTCAACAGCATCGAGCTTAACGCTACGTTCTATAATTCACCATCCAAGGAGCAGGTAATCACCTGGCGCGAAAAAACCGATGAGGGGTTTAAGTTCTTCCCCAAGATTCCACAATCCGTAAGCCATTTTGGCCGTCTACTGAACACCGATGAGAAGGTTGCCGCCTTTGTGGATGCCACGGTAAATTTTGAAGACCGACTGGGTATGGCTTTCCTACAGATGCATGACAACTATAAACCGAAAGATTTCGATAGGCTGCAAGCATTCTTGGAGGGATTTCCGAAGGGATACCCCTTGGCTGTGGAAGTAAGGAACGGCGAATGGTTTACCGACGATGCCATACAGCAGAAGTTGGTTACACTTTTGGAGAAAACAGATAAGACCAACGTTATTGTCGACACGGCAGGAAGACGGGAACTGTTGCATATGCGCCTGACAACGCCCGTTGCCTTTGTGCGTTATGTCGGAGCCAACCATCCCAGCGACTACGACAGGCTATCCGCTTGGGTGGCGCGCATCAAGGAGTGGAAAGATGCGGGCTTGCAAAAGCTCTATTTCTTTATCCACCAAAATGTGGAGGTGGAATCACCCCTACTTGCTGCGCATTTTATAGCCGAGCTCAACAAAGCTGTAGGTACGCAGTTGGGCATTCCCAATAAGGGGAAGGATAATGGACAATCGACCTTATTTTAA
- a CDS encoding polysaccharide deacetylase family protein translates to MFKGKKNLIGIGAVLYFSVALVSCGGGISSKAANSPQDSVIWTDSLVTEATDTVPVLTGFLSKRWKDPVHIEVDTLHPISKDSLAKLVRVERRRIRDSVRLALDNKPKHVYFTFDDGPLLGSKAIDSIAKSRNIRINAFLVGKHAFMSKGLKRDYQRYYDNPLVECYNHSYTHANNKFTTFYSNPVGAFNDFEKNEEDLKLQHKIIRLPGRNIWIYDDVRRIDLQSGASTADMLYSNGYKIFGWDVEWKIHGLTGKPIQSVHEIYTRIRNYMNNKSSMEPNNVVLLMHDDMFQNKKGQQLLSSLIDTIQNNTDYKFEFMQDYPFRY, encoded by the coding sequence ATGTTTAAAGGGAAGAAAAACCTCATTGGTATAGGGGCGGTATTATATTTTTCAGTGGCATTGGTATCTTGTGGAGGCGGCATCAGCAGTAAAGCTGCAAATTCACCACAAGATTCTGTAATATGGACAGACAGTCTGGTAACGGAGGCGACCGACACGGTTCCGGTGTTAACCGGTTTTTTGAGTAAACGATGGAAGGATCCGGTACATATCGAGGTGGACACGCTGCATCCGATCAGCAAAGATTCGCTTGCCAAATTGGTTCGTGTAGAGCGCCGTCGCATTCGGGACTCCGTGCGTTTGGCGTTGGACAATAAGCCTAAGCACGTTTACTTCACTTTTGACGACGGTCCTTTGTTGGGCAGTAAAGCCATCGACTCTATCGCTAAATCTCGGAATATCCGGATCAACGCCTTTTTGGTCGGCAAGCATGCTTTTATGTCGAAGGGCTTAAAACGCGATTACCAACGGTATTACGACAATCCGCTGGTGGAGTGCTACAACCATAGCTATACGCATGCGAACAATAAGTTTACCACCTTTTATAGCAACCCGGTGGGAGCATTCAACGATTTTGAAAAGAATGAGGAAGATTTAAAGCTGCAGCATAAGATTATTCGTCTGCCGGGACGTAACATATGGATTTACGACGATGTGCGTCGAATAGACTTACAGAGTGGTGCCAGCACGGCCGATATGCTCTACAGTAATGGATACAAAATTTTCGGTTGGGATGTGGAATGGAAAATACATGGCCTTACGGGCAAACCGATTCAATCGGTGCATGAAATCTATACGCGCATCCGAAACTATATGAACAACAAATCGTCTATGGAGCCCAACAACGTGGTGCTTCTTATGCACGATGATATGTTTCAAAATAAAAAAGGGCAGCAGCTGCTCTCTTCTTTGATTGATACTATTCAGAACAATACGGATTATAAGTTCGAATTTATGCAGGACTATCCTTTCCGCTACTAA
- the ychF gene encoding redox-regulated ATPase YchF, with amino-acid sequence MALQCGIVGLPNVGKSTLFNCLSNAKAQAANFPFCTIEPNVGVITVPDERINKLAELVNPQRIVPNTIEIVDIAGLVKGASKGEGLGNQFLGNIRTTNAIIHVLRCFDDGNVIHVDGSVDPIRDKEIIDTELQLKDLDTVVKRIQKVEKMAKTGGDKDAKKTFEILSVVKEHLESGRSARTAAITEEDFDFISDLALLTVKPVLYVCNVDEASVNTGNAYVERVKEAVKDENAQVLVISAQIESEIAQLESYDERKMFLEDLGLEESGVHKLIRAAYSLLKLSTYFTAGVQEVRAWTIENGFTAPQAAGVIHTDFEKGFIRAEVIKYADYVQYGSEAAVKEAGKLAVEGKTYIVEDGDIMHFRFNV; translated from the coding sequence ATGGCTTTACAATGTGGTATCGTAGGTTTGCCAAATGTGGGTAAATCAACATTATTCAATTGCTTGTCCAACGCGAAGGCGCAGGCAGCTAATTTTCCTTTTTGCACGATAGAACCTAACGTCGGCGTTATTACCGTACCCGATGAACGCATAAATAAATTGGCCGAGTTGGTCAATCCACAACGCATCGTTCCCAACACCATCGAGATTGTTGATATCGCGGGACTTGTTAAAGGTGCCTCCAAAGGAGAAGGTTTAGGAAACCAGTTCTTGGGCAATATCCGCACGACAAACGCCATTATCCATGTGCTTCGTTGTTTTGATGATGGCAATGTCATCCACGTTGACGGCTCGGTAGATCCTATTCGCGATAAAGAAATCATCGACACCGAATTGCAACTAAAAGATTTGGATACCGTGGTTAAACGCATCCAAAAGGTAGAGAAGATGGCGAAAACAGGTGGTGATAAAGATGCCAAGAAAACATTCGAAATCCTGTCTGTTGTTAAGGAACACTTGGAGTCAGGACGCTCTGCTAGAACAGCGGCTATCACGGAAGAAGATTTTGACTTTATCTCCGACCTCGCTCTTTTGACCGTAAAGCCCGTATTATATGTTTGTAATGTGGATGAAGCATCGGTAAACACGGGTAACGCCTATGTAGAACGCGTTAAAGAAGCTGTGAAGGATGAAAATGCACAGGTATTGGTTATCTCTGCTCAAATTGAATCAGAAATTGCACAATTAGAATCTTACGACGAACGTAAAATGTTCTTAGAAGATCTTGGTTTGGAAGAATCTGGCGTACACAAGTTGATCCGCGCGGCCTATTCCCTATTAAAGCTATCCACCTATTTCACGGCTGGTGTACAGGAAGTACGTGCTTGGACCATCGAGAATGGATTCACCGCTCCGCAGGCAGCAGGCGTTATCCACACCGACTTTGAAAAAGGATTTATCCGCGCCGAGGTGATCAAATATGCAGACTACGTACAGTATGGCTCCGAAGCGGCCGTGAAGGAAGCGGGTAAGCTTGCCGTAGAGGGAAAAACCTACATCGTGGAAGATGGTGATATCATGCACTTCCGCTTCAACGTATAA
- a CDS encoding C40 family peptidase, protein MVLGICNLSVVPLRSNPAHRSEMVNQLLFGECFEILEDGKDWVYIRMLDNDYEGWLQVGQFMLCNESFNPQIGAAYDIVGSVGATAMRQDKKIQLLAGTKLPSYLLVKDQQPQDWDYELSGDICPATISDFKTEFLRFVRFYNYSPYLWGGRSHYGIDCSGLTQAIFAQFGIQLPRDAYQQAEQGTTVDFATEIKTGDLAFFDNEEGRITHVGVMLDGERIFHASASARIDRMDSEGIFRQDWNRYTHKLRIVKRYFELD, encoded by the coding sequence ATGGTTTTAGGTATCTGTAATCTTTCCGTCGTTCCCTTACGATCCAACCCGGCACACCGAAGTGAAATGGTAAACCAACTGCTCTTTGGAGAGTGTTTCGAAATTTTGGAAGACGGGAAGGATTGGGTGTACATCCGGATGTTGGACAATGATTATGAAGGTTGGCTTCAGGTAGGGCAGTTTATGCTGTGCAACGAAAGCTTCAATCCGCAGATCGGCGCAGCATATGATATTGTTGGAAGCGTTGGCGCGACCGCTATGCGGCAGGACAAAAAGATTCAATTGCTGGCGGGAACGAAGCTGCCTAGCTATCTTTTGGTAAAAGATCAACAGCCCCAAGATTGGGACTATGAGCTGTCTGGCGATATCTGTCCTGCAACGATAAGCGATTTTAAAACGGAATTTCTGCGCTTCGTCCGCTTCTACAACTACAGTCCCTATCTTTGGGGAGGTCGTTCGCATTACGGCATCGACTGCTCCGGACTTACACAGGCAATCTTTGCGCAGTTTGGCATTCAACTGCCTCGTGATGCCTACCAGCAGGCTGAACAAGGAACGACGGTTGATTTTGCAACGGAAATAAAAACCGGCGATTTGGCCTTCTTCGACAATGAGGAGGGGCGCATCACGCATGTGGGCGTTATGTTGGATGGCGAGCGTATTTTTCATGCCTCGGCGTCCGCACGCATCGATCGCATGGACAGCGAGGGGATCTTTCGGCAAGACTGGAACCGATACACCCATAAATTGCGGATCGTCAAACGGTATTTCGAACTTGATTAG
- a CDS encoding OsmC family protein, with amino-acid sequence MARDIIVRIGTERFKTEIEVAQHTLLADEPTDVGGTDLGPSPTELLMSSVGTCKAMTVRMYADRKEWDLTAVEISMSLSEQRTDLQKTTFMHCHIRLSGNLDDTQKQRLLTIAERCPVHKILTSPIVIESNLV; translated from the coding sequence ATGGCAAGAGATATAATCGTTAGGATAGGCACGGAGCGCTTTAAAACGGAAATCGAAGTTGCACAACATACGCTGCTGGCCGATGAACCCACAGACGTGGGGGGCACAGATCTCGGACCGTCGCCAACAGAACTGCTGATGTCCTCCGTTGGCACCTGCAAGGCAATGACCGTACGGATGTATGCCGACCGCAAAGAATGGGATCTCACGGCCGTGGAGATCAGCATGTCGCTCAGCGAGCAACGCACCGACCTGCAGAAAACAACCTTTATGCATTGCCATATCCGCCTGAGCGGAAATTTGGACGATACGCAGAAGCAACGGCTCCTGACCATCGCCGAGCGCTGCCCCGTCCATAAAATACTGACGAGCCCAATCGTGATTGAAAGCAATTTAGTGTAA
- a CDS encoding mechanosensitive ion channel family protein, with protein MTAEKKHTNTFQFLAKLVLWILLYTSFWYFQDFYKEHQLLDNASNALNLFLTASILYSIGRYIMITLYNKRHENRAVRGNFVLGINRLTAVLNTSTAIISVMLALGIDPREFVTSLTIVAMAIAVTFREYITNMLSGLFIMFNDQLSVGDRVKIGEYKGRIVDITFSSLLIQDEEDDIVMVPNNLVFTSPMVNFSAHRSSLFSVRFELPLQTAVEIDKLEARIQKTLVNHPYLTGDDDLHLKVVEIGKDYVKYKMEMHATSSSNKLHRQLENEILKEVLQFKREYDLAQ; from the coding sequence ATGACAGCAGAGAAAAAACATACCAACACCTTTCAGTTCTTAGCTAAGCTAGTGCTATGGATCTTACTGTACACGTCCTTTTGGTATTTTCAGGACTTTTATAAAGAACATCAGTTGCTGGACAATGCGTCCAATGCACTCAACCTGTTCTTGACCGCGAGTATTCTTTACTCTATCGGTCGGTACATTATGATTACCCTTTACAACAAGCGGCACGAAAACCGAGCGGTGCGGGGCAATTTTGTGCTGGGCATTAACCGGCTGACCGCTGTGTTGAATACCAGTACGGCTATTATCTCGGTGATGCTGGCCTTGGGTATTGATCCGCGCGAGTTTGTCACCAGCTTAACCATTGTCGCCATGGCTATTGCCGTCACATTTCGGGAGTATATCACCAATATGTTGTCGGGTCTATTTATTATGTTTAACGACCAGCTGTCTGTTGGCGATCGGGTGAAGATAGGCGAGTATAAAGGGCGCATCGTGGACATCACTTTTTCCAGTTTGCTTATTCAGGATGAGGAGGATGATATCGTGATGGTGCCGAATAACTTGGTGTTTACCTCGCCCATGGTCAATTTTTCGGCACACCGTTCCAGTTTGTTTTCCGTGCGCTTTGAGTTGCCCTTACAGACGGCCGTGGAGATCGATAAGTTGGAAGCTCGCATACAAAAGACCTTGGTCAATCATCCTTACCTTACCGGTGATGACGACTTGCATCTGAAGGTAGTGGAGATAGGGAAGGATTACGTCAAATATAAAATGGAGATGCACGCCACCAGTAGCAGCAACAAGCTGCATCGGCAATTGGAGAATGAAATATTAAAAGAAGTGCTACAGTTCAAGCGGGAATATGATCTAGCGCAATAG